In Pseudonocardia sp. EC080619-01, the following proteins share a genomic window:
- a CDS encoding acylphosphatase, with protein sequence MTGIVQGVGFRPFVYRAATGLGLSGFVGNDERGVLIEAEGPAGALDELLRLLREQAPPLAVVGGVLARSVPPRGGTGFTIAASTAAVGSAATLISPDTATCSHGRVWSHSVGELSTRCPGRPSSESCRRIAPARVPQACPFPPSCAR encoded by the coding sequence GTGACCGGGATCGTGCAGGGCGTCGGCTTCCGACCGTTTGTGTACCGGGCGGCGACCGGTCTGGGGCTGTCCGGCTTCGTCGGTAACGACGAACGCGGGGTGCTGATCGAGGCCGAAGGCCCCGCAGGCGCCTTGGACGAGCTACTGCGCCTGTTGCGCGAACAGGCTCCACCGCTGGCAGTGGTGGGCGGGGTGCTGGCCAGGTCCGTGCCGCCGCGCGGCGGCACCGGGTTCACGATCGCGGCCAGCACCGCGGCGGTCGGCTCGGCTGCCACCCTCATCTCGCCGGACACCGCGACGTGCTCGCACGGTCGGGTGTGGTCGCACTCGGTCGGTGAGCTGTCGACGAGGTGTCCAGGACGACCTTCGAGCGAAAGCTGTCGTCGGATCGCGCCCGCACGGGTACCTCAAGCTTGCCCCTTCCCGCCGAGCTGCGCGAGGTGA
- a CDS encoding nucleotidyl transferase AbiEii/AbiGii toxin family protein: protein MLESAARLQEIVPDAVLVGGSAAALYAGHRDSFDHDHVLADLRDRFDTVLEAIESEDGWVTNRVRPGKIILGRLGDIEAGVRQMIRARPLETATVQLASGRELRVPTAEETLRIKGFLIVRRNQTRDYLDVAALADRYGIAPSAAVLARLDSYYQDQRGEGRGVAAQLARQLADPRPKDVSVTGQLDAYRNLAARWTKWEQVREVSGEIAAEMAEGEV, encoded by the coding sequence GTGCTCGAGTCCGCCGCCCGCCTACAGGAGATCGTGCCCGATGCGGTTCTGGTCGGTGGATCCGCGGCCGCTCTCTATGCAGGGCATCGCGATTCGTTCGATCACGACCATGTCCTCGCTGATCTGCGCGACCGGTTCGACACGGTCTTGGAGGCGATCGAGTCGGAGGACGGCTGGGTCACCAACCGTGTGAGGCCGGGGAAGATCATTTTAGGTCGGTTGGGAGACATCGAAGCGGGTGTCCGGCAGATGATCCGGGCACGCCCACTGGAGACCGCGACTGTGCAGCTGGCCTCCGGGCGCGAGCTGCGTGTCCCTACGGCCGAGGAGACGCTCCGGATCAAGGGGTTTCTGATCGTCCGCCGAAATCAGACTCGGGACTACCTGGATGTCGCAGCCCTCGCCGACCGTTACGGCATTGCCCCATCGGCCGCAGTGCTTGCCCGGCTCGATTCCTACTATCAGGACCAGCGTGGCGAGGGGCGCGGTGTGGCGGCACAGCTTGCTCGGCAACTGGCCGACCCCCGGCCCAAGGACGTCTCTGTCACCGGACAACTCGACGCGTACCGCAATCTCGCTGCCCGGTGGACCAAGTGGGAGCAGGTTCGTGAGGTATCCGGGGAGATAGCCGCCGAGATGGCTGAAGGTGAGGTGTGA
- a CDS encoding multiprotein-bridging factor 1 family protein: MTLSFRNLTVDPSDPVRDWPTEAVQAALERGDLGHWQRLSAEIRQEPWGRTARQVEEVLTHSRPYGVAELMERVIARARDRAVAAERETVAAEVRRAIERANMTRAQLAALLGTSASRLSTYASGRVTPSATFMVRLRRTLDSG; encoded by the coding sequence GTGACCCTGTCCTTTCGGAACCTGACGGTCGACCCGTCCGATCCGGTACGTGACTGGCCGACCGAGGCAGTGCAGGCAGCCCTCGAACGGGGTGATCTCGGCCATTGGCAACGGCTCAGCGCCGAGATCCGGCAGGAGCCGTGGGGCCGGACCGCCCGTCAGGTGGAGGAGGTTCTCACCCACTCGCGGCCCTACGGCGTCGCCGAGCTCATGGAACGTGTGATCGCTCGGGCGCGCGATCGCGCGGTAGCCGCCGAACGCGAGACCGTAGCCGCCGAGGTTCGTCGCGCCATCGAACGAGCGAACATGACCCGCGCCCAGCTCGCCGCACTGCTCGGCACCTCGGCGTCGCGGCTGTCCACCTATGCCAGCGGCCGCGTCACACCGTCGGCGACGTTCATGGTTCGCCTGCGTCGCACCCTCGACTCTGGGTGA
- a CDS encoding VOC family protein: MSLHRLASVTIGVPDLDATAQYYTDFGLAPVEGGSSEERRFATTDGGEQLTLVRTAVRRLVAITVGADDPDDLGRAAAGLASMGVFSTRDGDRLHTTEPASGVDVQVAVTPRIVQPEVAPTPYNGPGRIERAGARAPGVLRDDRVRPRKLGHVVLGSTDIATTERFFLDGIGFKLSDRVAGAGAFMRCSTDHHNVLAMNAPVSFLHHTSWQVDDVDDVGRGAAAMLEADPDRHVWGLGRHHAGSNFFWYLKDPAGNFSEYYSDMDSVIDDQLWTPETLEGAKGLFSWGPPPPPSFLRPDDLAELMTGAHLPG, encoded by the coding sequence GTGAGCCTGCACCGCCTCGCCTCGGTCACCATCGGCGTACCCGACCTCGACGCCACCGCTCAGTACTACACCGATTTCGGCCTGGCCCCCGTCGAGGGCGGGTCCTCCGAAGAGCGCCGCTTCGCCACCACCGACGGTGGCGAGCAGCTCACCCTCGTCCGCACCGCCGTCCGCCGGCTCGTTGCGATCACCGTCGGCGCCGACGACCCGGACGACCTCGGCCGCGCCGCCGCCGGGCTGGCGTCGATGGGGGTGTTCTCGACCCGCGACGGCGACCGCCTGCACACCACCGAGCCCGCCAGCGGGGTCGACGTCCAGGTCGCCGTCACCCCGCGGATCGTGCAGCCCGAGGTGGCCCCGACGCCGTACAACGGGCCCGGCCGCATCGAGCGCGCCGGCGCCCGCGCGCCGGGAGTCCTGCGCGACGACCGGGTCCGCCCGCGCAAGCTGGGCCACGTCGTGCTCGGCAGCACCGACATCGCCACCACCGAGCGTTTCTTCCTCGACGGCATCGGGTTCAAGCTCTCCGACCGCGTCGCCGGCGCCGGGGCGTTCATGCGCTGCTCCACCGACCACCACAACGTGCTCGCGATGAACGCGCCGGTCAGCTTCCTGCACCACACCTCGTGGCAGGTCGACGACGTCGACGACGTCGGCCGCGGCGCGGCCGCGATGCTGGAGGCCGACCCCGACCGGCACGTGTGGGGCCTCGGCCGCCACCACGCCGGGTCGAACTTCTTCTGGTACCTCAAGGACCCGGCCGGGAACTTCTCCGAGTACTACTCCGACATGGACTCCGTCATCGACGACCAGCTGTGGACGCCGGAGACCCTGGAGGGGGCCAAGGGGCTGTTCTCCTGGGGGCCGCCACCCCCGCCGTCGTTCCTGCGGCCGGACGACCTGGCCGAACTGATGACCGGAGCCCACCTGCCCGGCTGA